Below is a genomic region from Gigantopelta aegis isolate Gae_Host chromosome 1, Gae_host_genome, whole genome shotgun sequence.
CTTTCTCCACACTAATTTTAACCCCTCCCTCCACACTAGTGTTAACCTCCTCTCTCCACACTAGTGTTAACCTCCTTTCTCCACACTAGTTTTAGCCCCTCCCTCCACACTAGTGTTAACCTCCTCTCTCCACACTAGTGTTGACTCCTTCCTCCACACTAGTGTTAACCCCTCCCTCTACACTCATGTTAACCCTTCCCTCCACGCAAGTGTTAACCCTTCCATCCACACTAGTGTTAACCCCTCCCTCCACTTTAGTGTTAATCCTTTCCTCCACACTAGATTTAACCTCCTCTCTCTATACTAGTGTTAACCTCCTCTCTCCACACTAGTGTTAACCTCTCTCTCCACACTAGTGTTAACCTTCTCTCTCCACACTAGTGTTAACCCCCCTTCACACTAGTGTTAACCCCCTCCACACTAATGTTAACCCCTCCCTCGACACTAATGTTAACCCTTCTCTTCACACGAGGGTTAAATCTTCCCTTCACACATGTGTTAAACCTTCCTTCCACACTAGTGTTAACCCTTCCCTCCACACTAGTGTTAACCCTTCCCTCCACACTAGTGTTAACCCTTCCCTCCACACTAGTGTTAACCCTCCCTTCACACTAGTGTTAATCCTTCCCTTCACACTAGTGTTAACCCATCCCTCCACACCAGTGTTAACCCTTCCCATCACACAAGTGTTAACACTTCCCTTCACACTAGAGTTAACCCTTCCCTTCACACACGTGTTAACCCTATATTCCACACTAGTGTTAACCCCTCCCTCTACACTAGTGTTAACCCCTCCCTCCACACCAGTGTTAACCCCTCCCTCCACACTAGTATTAACCCCTCCCTTCACATAAGTGTTAACCCTTCCCTTCACACTAATGTTAACCCTTCCCTTCACACAAGTGTTAACCCTACCTTCCACACTAGTGTTAACCCCTCCCTCTACACTAGTGTTAACCCCTTGCTCCACACTAGTGTTAACTCCTTGCTCCACACTAGTGTTAACTCCTTGCTCCACACTAGTATTAACCCCTTTCTCCACACTAGTGTTAACCCCTTGCTCCACACTAGTGTTAACTCCTTGCTCCACACTAGTGTTAACCCCTTTCTCCACACTAGTGTTAACCTCGTCTCTCCACACTAGTGTTAACCCCTTGCTCCACACTAGTGTTAACTCCTTGCTCTagttagcttagtaactggtttaacgtgtccatataccactagggtttcgaaaaCGCCTAttccgagtccggcctccgatatgatcgggggtctgactcgggacagggataacctaacaaatagggtcaattttgaaattttgaatattaacgccaaaagtattGAAAAGGGGAAAACTGGAGTTAATAAGTTTTGGCTGCacccttaaagaaaaatattagcattccttacctatataaattattaatataatataatttcggcgcaaatttagatgggctggtctaaaattaataataattcttaaacaatattcattaaagggacattcctgactttgctgcattgtaagatgttttcgactaataaaatagttctacgattaaacttacatattacatctattttcttgtttagaatatcagtgtctgtatatacaatgtgtttctggtcgtcttaatatttgtaacaagcccaaactggattttgttttcaaataatttcgtacatacgacaaaaatatattttaggaactaaaatgaaatttaacctagtacaaatattataacgatcagaaaggcgtttaatatacagtcactaatattgtatgcataaaaatatattttatatataattataatcgttaaaaagtctctgttagtcgataacatctttaaaattgcagcaaaggggctgccagtcatattttaaacattggtgtgaccaggtgagggtcgggagggaggggaggccagccctacacaaaacctaaggccgaaccgcctacgcatatagccccaaagaatgccctaactccTGGCATCCCATcactcccaccccccaccgtgtccaaccgcagttcagtccaatcctggcaGCCTACTAGTTGCTTAGGAAGTTATTATATCTTCCCAAACCGGCGTCACTTGAAGAGTGATGCCAAAGGGTTATAAGAGTTTAATTGCTGGTGCCACTAGGGGAGTGGCACAAAAAATCCAGCAATGgtgaatttaatattttgtttcaagtACCAAGCCTGCCAGAAGGAGAGAGATGAACCTGGCCGATCCATGGAAAAACAGGCGACTCCTCAGTTGTCCTCTAAAACAACACGATTAAGTAATTTAGAAGACGCGGCGAACACTTTAATCTATAATACCTAGGGCAGTAGATGAGGTAATATTAACCAAGCCACTACCAAAGgcacagaccagacacctgccctgttaaattacataatttttttttttattattaaaaatataaaataatgattaaaatatggataaaatatacataaacataaacctatcaaatttatttaccaaaaaaaaaaaaaaaaaaaaaaaaaaaaaaaaaaaaaaaaaaaaaaaaaaaaaaaaaaaaaaaaaaaaaataaataaataaataaaataatataaaaggaaaaaaaacaaaaaaaaaaaaccacacaaccaaagccaaaattaaaagatacacatatttataacatgTAATTTTCCGGAAGGTGGAGgggattactgccagataagccCCCACCCAATGTCAATGAATGGTGGATCTTTCATTTCAGGCAATGTGTCTAGAAATTACCTTGAAAAGTTAGGCAATGTgtatattgcctgaaatatttaggcaatatacagattgcctgagcgaatcagttactttacaaattgcctgaaattttcaggcattctacagattgcctggttttacacattgactgtaacatatacacaGCTAAAAGAAATGTCCCCATCCAGCACCATAAAAGTTTGGTAGAGCTGGTAGAGACatataaattgattaaaaagaaaaaatatgttaaataatatctttaattattaaaacgcGATTAACCTGGCCCCGGAGAAACGCAGCCTTGCTCCACACTAGTGTTAACCTCCTCTCTCCACACTAGTGTTAACCCCTTGCTCCACACTAGTGTTAACTCCTTGCTCCACACTAGTGTTAACCCCTTGCTCTACACTAGTGTTAACTCCTTGCTCCACACTAGTGTTAACCCCTTGCTCCACACTAGTGTTAACCCCTTGCTCCACACTAGTGTTAACTCCTCTCTCCACACTAGTGTTAACCCCTTGCTCCACACTAGTGTTAACCTCCTCTCTCCACACTAGTGTTAACTCCTTGCTCCACACTAGTGTTAACTCCTTGCTCTACACTAGTGTTAACTCCTTGCTCCACACTAGTGTTAACCTCCTCTCCACACTAGTGTTAACTCTTTGCTCTACACTAGTGTTAACTCCTTGCTCCACACTAGTGTTAACCCCTTGCTCCACACTAGTGTTAACCCATCCCTCCACACTAGTGTTAACTCCTTGCTCCACACTAGTGTTAACCCATCCCTCCAAACTAGTGTTAACCCCTTGCTCCACACTAGTGTTAACTCCTTGCTCCACACTAGTGTTAACTCCTCTCTCCACACTAGTGTTAACTCCTTGCTCTACACTAGTGTTAACTCCTTGCTCTACACTAGTGTTAACCTCCTCTCTCCACACTAGTGTTAACTCCTTGCTCTACACTAGTGTTAACTCCTTGCTCTACACTAGTGTTAACTCCTTGCTCTACACTAGTGTTAACCTCCTCTCTCCGCACTAGTGGAACCCCTCTCTCCACACTAGTGTTAACCCTTCCCTCCACATTAGTTGTCACTACACaaatgtcatctgccattgaagcCGATGCTAAATTGCCCAACTTGAAATGCAGATTACCAATagaacatacaccattgcgaacatacattatataagcatttattttcactccaaaattgagaacatttctgtctcagttttttgctatatgaccgcatctggctgtagtaccagtccgaacaggtggttcattaaccgattcactctggctgtctcttgcgctatacatccatgtcccaaaaggtcaatgcacaatattacaaaataacatgggcaaaatacagtcagaagacttaccattaaacatacatattgttttaattcttcaccatttcctggaagtgaatatgttaaccataacatgtgtcacaattaggaactatagtggactgtgatgaatgaactctcacccgcaAGTGATCTGTATAGTAAGACCTTAAAGTCTAATAacagattttgtcaaacttggtttgaaatCAGTTTGATAacttgggtcatttacaccatgaaaagctatactggaccagtgtaacttatgaactctaaacaatacaccaaaagataagatgcaccataccatctaataaaacttcatatcacattgttactccttggtcatccacacaatagatggccatcaaacaaacagccactatatggtaatgtatgaccttgttggtagttctgatatagggcacatacaaagaagctaattatctagttagttcattaaaaatattagttttcatcaattgttgctatgggcaacaattgtttcatagtgaagtgttgaaatcctggttttttcctgtatatttcagcatgaagatccacacattattaatggcagatacaaattctacttttatagtagaatactatgttatatattcacaataccatcaaaactgtttgtcactatgactgtacattcgaaaaaattcattatgcacaaaatcacagaaattagggtgaatttggatattgaccttgtgaccttgaattgtgaccttttacaatgagaaactcagtgttagacactcagatcaatttgtatattacatgtaagaacactagaatatacattttgacacacacacccctaaaaattaaaataaaataaaaataaaataaaataaaaatataataaaaatataaataataaaagtaaataaaattgacattgcaatatttacccaaatagggcccccataagCTTAGttcaaatccacatcgatgtaattaccttttataaggatgctacactagtacattttcattttggcttgctaaacttatattttttgtgataaacagtaatttcatgttttacattatggtctcactacacagatgtcatctgccattgaaacccatgttaaattgcccaacttcaaataaaGATtaccaatagaacgggttctcattggcactaacaacatacaccattgtgaacatcattatataagcatttattttcactccaaaattgagaacatttccgtctcagttttttgctatatgaccgcatctggctgtagtaccggtccgaacaggtggttcattaaccaattcactccggctgtctcttgcgctatacatccatgtcccaaaagattgatgcacaatattacaaaataacatgggcaaaatacagccagaaggcttaccattaaacatacatattgttttaattcttcaccatttccaagaagtgaatatgtgaaccataactatagtggaccgtgatgaatgaactctcacccgaaagtgatctgtgtagtgagaccttagtgtTAGCCTCCTCTCTCCACACTAGTTTTAACCACTCCATCCACACTAGTGTTAACCCTTCCCTCCACACTAGTGGTAACTCCTCTCTTCAGACTAGTGTTAACCCTTCCCTCCACACTAATGGTTACTCCTTCCTCCACACTAGTATTAACCCCTCCATCAGCATTAGTGTTAACCTCCTCCCTCCACACTAGTGTTAACCATCTCTCTCCATGCTAGTGATAACTCCAACATCCACACTAGTGTTAACCCCTCCCTCCACACTAGTGTTAACCTATCTCCACACTAGTATTAACCCCTCCATCAGCATTAGTGTTAACCTTCTCCCTCCACACTAGTGTTAACCTCTCCCTCCACACTAATGGTTACCCCTTTGTCTACACTAGTGTTAACCATCTCTCTTCATGCTAGTGTTAACTCCAACCTCCACACTAGTGTTAACCCTTCCCTCCACACTAGTGTTAACCTCTCTCCACACTAGTATTAACCCTCCCCCACACTAGTGTTAACCCTTCCCTCCACACTAGTGTTAACCTCCTCTCTCCACGATAGTGTTAATACCTCCTTCCACACTAGTATTAACCCCTTCATCCACAGCAGTATTAACTCTTCCTTCCACACTAGTATTAACCCCTTCCTCCACAGCAGTGTGAACTCTTCCCTCCACACTAGTATTAACCCCTTCCTCCACAGCAGTGTTAACTCTTCCCTCCACACTAGTGTTAACCCCTTCCTCCACACTAGTGTTAACCCCTTCCTCCACACTAGTATTAACCCCTTCCTCCACAGCAGTGTTAACTCTTCCCTCCACACTAGTGTTAACACCTTCCTCCACAGCAGTGTGAACTCTTCCTTCCACACTAGTATTAACCCCTTCCTCCACACTAGTGATAACCTCTCCCTCCACACTAGTATTAACCCCTTCCTCCACACCAGTGTTAACTCTTCCTTCCACACTAGTATTAACCCCTTCCTCCACACCAGTGTTAACTCTTCCCTCCACACTAGTATTAACCCCTCCCTCCACACTAGTATTAACCCCTTCCTCCACAGCAGTGTTAACTCTTCCTTCCACACTAGTATTAACCCCTTCCTCCACAGCAGTGTTAACTCTTCCCTCCACACTAGTGTTAATCCCTCCCTATACTAGTATTAACCCCTCCATTCACACCGGTGTTAACCCCTCATtccacattaatttactgtttGTATGTTGTAAAAATGTTGATACTTGTGTATTATAGCCGTCTTTGATtgctgaaatcatactttacttagattttattgttcagattgTCCATTAtcgtacatctgaagtgtttagggtcattctggtgtttttaatataacaaaatggattatttttcaaatatttgaaaatgcacgtgcgtctgaaaagtaacagttatggagtcgagttctagtctattttaaaggtatttcaccatttctaCTCTTGTTTCTACTCTTATTTCActctgttacaggtttgtagattaactaaatttccAGTAGGATCAATATGCTGCattaccccccaccccacaccccaaaaacaaacaaaaacccccacactagtgttacccccccccccccccccccccccccccccccgcacaaaacaaaaaacaaattacaagaaaacgttttatggtGGTTTTCTGTAGCATAAGGTCTGGAGAGGAACATAATGAAAGTTGGTCGAAATTGGAATTCCAGAAAAGGTCTAAATATGACGTAGAAAAAGATGGCCACCAATGttgaaaaatgtctttaaaatctACTCATatctgttaaattaaaaaatctcTCACAACTTCTGTGTAAAGATTACCtataatattcattatattacTAAAGGTATAATTCCTGAAGGTGACAAACCGGCCCTAATCTTGGCAGAGAAATGAGCGGGTTTTTTGCTGAAAGTCCGCTCAAGTCaccaagttattagcagtagtgagaagtcaaagtcCGCTCAAGTCaccaagttattagcagtagtgagaagtcaaagtcCGCTCAAGTCaccaagttattagcagtagtgagaagtcaaagtcCACTCAAGTCaccaagttattagcagtagtgagaagtcaaaaTCCACTCAAGTCaccaagttattagcagtagtgagaagtcaaagtcCGCTCAAGTCaccaagttattagcagtagtgagaagtcaaagtcCGCTCAACTCaccaagttattagcagtagtgagaagtcaaagtcCGCTCAAGTCaccaagttattagcagtagtgagaagtggAAGTCCGCTCAAGTCaccaagttattagcagtagtgagaagtggAAGTCAGCTCAAGTCaccaagttattagcagtagtgagaagtcaaagtcCGCTCAAGTCaccaagttattagcagtagtgagaagtcaaagtcCGCTCAAGTCAACAAGTTATTCcacagtagtgagaagtcaaagtcCACTCAAGTCaccaagttattagcagtagtgagaagtcaaatTCCACTCAAGTCaccaagttattagcagtagtgagaagtcaaagtcCGCTCAAGTCaccaagttattagcagtagtgagaagtcaaagtcCGCTCAAGTCACCAAGTTATTCcacagtagtgagaagtcaaagtcCGCTCAAGTCaccaagttattagcagtagtgagaagtggAAGTCCACACAAGTCACCAAGTTATTAGCAGTGTGAGAAGTCAAAGTCCGCTCAAGTCACCAAGTAGTATTAGCAGTAGTCCACAGTGAAAGTCCACTCAAGTCaccaagttattagcagtagtgagaagtcttCCCTCCACACAAGTGTTAAGTCCTAGCAGTACACTAGTGTTAGTCCCCTCCTCCACAGTCACCAACTCTATTCCACAGTAGTGTTAGAAGTCAAATTCCACACAGTGTTAACTTATTCcacagtagtgagaagtcaaagtcCAGTGTTAACTCTTCCCTCCACACTAGTCACCAAGTCAGCAGTGTTAACTCAAAGTCACCACACTAGTGTTAACCcctagcagtagtgagaagtcaaagtcCACTCAAGTCaccaagttattagcagtagtgttAAGTCAAAGTCCGCTCAACACTAGTCACTAGTGAGAGTGTTAACTCCGCTCCCTCCACACTAGTGAGCCCCTTGAGAAGTCACAGTCAGTGTTAAGTCACCCCTCCACACTAGTGTTAGTGAGAAGTGGAAGTCCCTCCACACTAGTATCaccaagttattagcagtagtgagaagtcaaagtcCGCTCAAGTCACCAAGTGTTACACtagtgagaagtcaaagtcCACACTAGTGAACCCCTTCCTCCACACTAGTAGTTAAGTCTTCCTCCACTCAAGTCAACTCCTTAGCACTAGTGTTAACCCCTCCCTCCACAGCACCAAGTTATTCCACAGAGTGAGAACCCCTTCCTCCACACAAGTCaccaagttattagcagtagtgagaagtcaaagtcCACACAGTGTCAACTctttattagcagtagtgagaagtggAAGTCCACAGCAGTGTTAACACTAGTATTAACCCCTTCCTCCACACCAGTGTTAACTCTTCTCCCTCCACACTAGTGTTAACCCCTTCCTCCACAGTAGTGTTAAGTCCTTCCTCCACACTAGTCATTAACCCCTTCCTCCAGTGCAGTGTTAACCAAGTCCACACTAGTATTAACCTCTTCCTCCACAGTGTTAGCAGTTGAGAAGTGGAAGTCAGCTCAAGTCaccaagttattagcagtagtgagaagtcgtcCTCCACTCCACACCAGTTAACTCTTCCCTCCACACTAGTCAAAGTCAGCTCAAGTCaccaagttattagcagtagtgagaagtcaaagtcaGCTCAAGTCaccaagttattagcagtagtgagaagtcaaagtcCGCTCAAGTCaccaagttattagcagtagtgagaagtcaaagtcCGCTCAAGTCaccaagttattagcagtagtgagaagtggAAGTCCGCTCAAGTCaccaagttattagcagtagtgagaagtcaaagtcCGCTCAAGTCaccaagttattagcagtagtgagaagtggAAGTCCGCTCAAGTCaccaagttattagcagtagtgagaagtcaaagtcCGCTCAAGTCaccaagttattagcagtagtgagaagtggAAGTCAGCTCAAGTCaccaagttattagcagtagtgagaagtcaaagtTCGCTCAAGTCaccaagttattagcagtagtgagaagtcaaagtcCGCTCAAGTCACCAAGTTATTAGCAAtagtgagaagtcaaagtcCGCTCAAGTCaccaagttattagcagtagtgagaagtcaaagtcCGCTCAAGTCaccaagttattagcagtagtgagaagtggAAGTCAGCTCAAGTCaccaagttattagcagtagtgagaagtcaaagtcCGCTCAAGTCaccaagttattagcagtagtgagaagtcaaagtcCACTCAAGTCaccaagttattagcagtagtgagaagtcaaagtcCGCTCAAGTCaccaagttattagcagtagtaagAAGTCAAAGTCCACTCAAGTCaccaagttattagcagtagtgagaagtcgaaaTCGCTGTAATAATCTGAACTTAATTCAATTTCAAAacgaaatcacacaacagacgtCAAGACCCCGACTAGATTATTGTCACCTGGCACCTTATGCTGTATATTGGCCAATGTTTCTTCTGTATCCTGTAGCAATCGTGAACTGGCCTATTAACGGGAAATGGTGTCTGCACTCACGCACTGTAATGTATGCTTTTATTTTTTGGGAGTTAGTGCATTTATTTGAAATTGTGACCCTACTATTCATGTCAATTTttatgggttaaaactagggtttaATGGAAGACATATTTAGTCTGTTGGTGTTTTACATTTCAGCCTGAATAACTGTGATGGAAATCGACAAAATCATCCCGATGACAGAAACGACTTTGATCTTCCAGATGATGATGACGTGGCTCGCCCTTTTCATGGAGGAGTTCGTGGTGGTGAGAGACATCGACCCCGGGGTGATCGTGGGAGAGGACGTGGTGGAGGTCATGATGGAAGAGGTCGAGGTGGTAGAGGTCAAGGTGGAATGCACGAGGAACGTCCTGATGGCCAAAATCGAGATCAGGCTGATGGTAGAGGTGGTGGCAGAGGATTTCAGCGAGGCAGAGGCATGGGACAAAGAAGTGGTCAGATCAGGAGACTAAATTACAAACAACTGGTGGACCTTAAATCTAAGGATGCATCTGACATAGTGATGAAATTATCTTCAGAACAAGCTGCTTTTGCTGATTTATTACAGAGTGACATGTCTCCTTCCACGATGAAAGTCATGTTACATCTGTTGGCAACAGCATGTAGCACAAATTCTGCGAAGATGCACCTCTTTGAGATCATAACAGTAGTTGAAAAGTCaatatttttaaaggaaacTGTAACCGCAGCTTTAACAGCTCTTACTGCCAAATCTGATCCTGAGGATGCTAGAGGAGACCGAGAATTCTTAAAAAATCTACTGACTCTACTTCAATACTTATCCACTTCTTTTCCACACTCAGTAGTCACAATCTCAGGACTTCAAGATGTCCTCAAACTAACTATAGTAGAATTGAAGGACACAGTCAATAACGATGTTGTTGATGAAGAAATACTCGAAATGATGACTGATCTTGACGATCTGAAGGGAAAGATGTTTACAAAAATACAGGCCAACATAGAGGAAAAGAGAATGACTGTACAGCCAGGAGCAAAGCCTCCGGATAATTTCCGTGTCTTGTCTGTATTTCCAACAGAGCAGGATATTTACCCTGATAAAGATGGCCCATACCTTAGAAAAAATAGAGCAATGGGGAGATATACAGATCTGAATGAGTATTTGGATATTCAGTTCAGACTACTGAGGGAGGACTTCATTTGTCCACTGCGAGAAGGCATTGATGACTACCTGCAGCCTAAAGAAGTGCATGGGAGACGGAGGATCAAAGACATCAGGGTCTACAATGATGTCAGAATGCTGAGGACTGTGTGTGCATGGCGTGGGCTGCTGCACAGACTGGAGTTTGACGTCAGCAAGCTGAAGTGAGTTAGGTGGGAAAACACCAAGCGTCTCATCTACGGATCTTTAGTGTGCCTTTCTCACGACACCTTCCACACATACCGCTTTGCAACAGTCTCAGAACGTGATCCCAAGATGCTGGGGCAGGGTTTGGTCGATGTCTTCTTTGAAGATGGTTTGAATTGGGAAGCAGATCTGTTAGAAGACACTAGATTCGTTATGGTGGAGACGACTGCTTACTTTGAAGCTTACCGTCATGTCCTCAAGGGCCTCCAGGAAATAGAGGAAGGACAATTTCCTTTTGAGAAGTACATCATTGCATGTGAGAATGAGGTGTCACCACCGAAATATCTCCGAAATAGGCGAACTGTGCAGTTTGATCTTCGACCTCTTGTAGACGAAAATATCGTAATCCGGGAGGATGAGGCTCTGAGAAGGCAACGGAGGATTGTGAATTATCAATTCAGTGCAGAGTCGCGATGTGCTGAAAGTGTGGAAATTCTCAATCTTAGGAGCTGGCCAAGGCCAGACCAGCTGCACCTCGATCAGTCTCAGTACGAAGCGCTACAGACGGCGTTAACAAAGGAATTTGTCGTGACACAAGGCCCCCCAGGAACTGGAAAGACGTACGTTGGGCTAAAAATAGTGAAAGCTTTACTTCACAATGCTAGCATATGGAATTCTGGACATCAGTCCCCGATGTTGATTGTTTGCTACACAAATCATGCACTTGACCAGTTTCTGGAAGGCATTGATTCATTTTTCAAAGGAAATATAATCAGAGTTGGGGGTCGTGCCGGTGAGGATATGGCAAAGCACTCGCTAAAGGTGAAGAAACAAGCGCTTAGAAAATTACAGGATATGAGACAAATTGCTGGAGTTCGCTTTAATTGCACTAAAAGCATGATGGAGGTAAAGTTGGAGATAGAACGCAGTGGGGCTCAGATGGAAGCATCAGAGAGGGAAATTCTTCATGAGGACATGCTGCGACCTTTTATGGA
It encodes:
- the LOC121374587 gene encoding NFX1-type zinc finger-containing protein 1-like; this translates as MAEGGFGRRLNNCDGNRQNHPDDRNDFDLPDDDDVARPFHGGVRGGERHRPRGDRGRGRGGGHDGRGRGGRGQGGMHEERPDGQNRDQADGRGGGRGFQRGRGMGQRSGQIRRLNYKQLVDLKSKDASDIVMKLSSEQAAFADLLQSDMSPSTMKVMLHLLATACSTNSAKMHLFEIITVVEKSIFLKETVTAALTALTAKSDPEDARGDREFLKNLLTLLQYLSTSFPHSVVTISGLQDVLKLTIVELKDTVNNDVVDEEILEMMTDLDDLKGKMFTKIQANIEEKRMTVQPGAKPPDNFRVLSVFPTEQDIYPDKDGPYLRKNRAMGRYTDLNEYLDIQFRLLREDFICPLREGIDDYLQPKEVHGRRRIKDIRVYNDVRMLRTVCAWRGLLHRLEFDVSKLK
- the LOC121379370 gene encoding NFX1-type zinc finger-containing protein 1-like, which produces MLGQGLVDVFFEDGLNWEADLLEDTRFVMVETTAYFEAYRHVLKGLQEIEEGQFPFEKYIIACENEVSPPKYLRNRRTVQFDLRPLVDENIVIREDEALRRQRRIVNYQFSAESRCAESVEILNLRSWPRPDQLHLDQSQYEALQTALTKEFVVTQGPPGTGKTYVGLKIVKALLHNASIWNSGHQSPMLIVCYTNHALDQFLEGIDSFFKGNIIRVGGRAGEDMAKHSLKVKKQALRKLQDMRQIAGVRFNCTKSMMEVKLEIERSGAQMEASEREILHEDMLRPFMDNCYDQMTCVELPQQQEIPSMMVEWLGLEQMLGETQVAVQQGREDDNLHDKQEDEIALSKRICNASVRLSTVTTKFVNPTIVLTTMPVHESSLLTSSNTTSVECHGQQ